A stretch of Pseudomonas taetrolens DNA encodes these proteins:
- a CDS encoding DNA-3-methyladenine glycosylase 2 family protein yields the protein MNTYESLAIPSVAACEIARLSRDARFDGVFFTAVLSTRIYCRPVCPARPPKAENVVYYSSAAAAQAQGFRPCLRCRPELAPGNHLWLQGEHLVSRALKLINEGYLADHSLEALAQRLDLGARQLRRLFVRYLGAPPMAVHATQRLLFAKQLLTETHLSITDVAMASGFGSLRRFNAAFAEANHVEPRSFRRSPKPRAGKALVLRLGYRPPYDFPALLAFLKNRALPGIEQVDEVSYQRVFAGPQATGWLRISAWPGETHALQLELLNVAPGQMLGVVTQIRRMFDLDADPQAIAHTLSASPLLAPIIERYPGLRLPGGWDGFEVAVRAVLGQQVSVAAARTLASRIVNRYGTAIAAPGGAPLDRLFPTPGQLADADLGQMGITQARIDTIQGIARALLDGRVDFAMEQPLQVFISRWVQLPGIGEWTAHYIAMRVLKHPDAFPAADLILRREANPGSAPLSTKALQTLAESWRPWRAYSVMYLWRAATDAAVARKV from the coding sequence ATGAACACATACGAAAGCCTCGCCATACCCTCTGTTGCTGCCTGCGAAATCGCTCGCCTGAGCCGTGATGCGCGTTTTGACGGGGTGTTCTTTACCGCAGTGCTCAGCACCCGGATCTATTGTCGCCCGGTGTGTCCGGCCCGACCTCCAAAAGCTGAAAACGTGGTGTATTACTCCAGCGCAGCCGCCGCCCAGGCCCAGGGATTCAGGCCCTGTTTGCGCTGTCGACCCGAGTTGGCGCCGGGCAATCACCTGTGGCTGCAGGGCGAGCATTTAGTGTCGCGTGCCTTGAAGCTGATTAATGAAGGGTATCTGGCAGACCATTCGCTGGAAGCACTGGCTCAGCGTCTTGATCTGGGTGCCCGGCAGTTGCGCCGTCTGTTCGTCAGGTATCTGGGGGCGCCGCCGATGGCGGTTCACGCCACCCAGCGCCTGCTGTTTGCCAAGCAACTATTGACCGAGACGCACCTGTCGATCACCGACGTGGCGATGGCATCGGGGTTTGGCAGCTTGCGACGTTTCAATGCGGCGTTTGCCGAAGCCAATCATGTCGAGCCCCGGTCTTTCCGGCGCAGTCCCAAGCCGCGTGCAGGCAAGGCACTGGTTTTGCGTTTGGGTTATCGCCCGCCTTATGACTTCCCGGCGTTGCTGGCTTTCTTGAAGAATCGCGCCTTGCCGGGTATCGAACAGGTTGACGAGGTCAGTTACCAGCGGGTTTTTGCGGGGCCGCAGGCGACGGGCTGGTTGCGGATCAGCGCCTGGCCAGGTGAAACACACGCGCTGCAATTGGAGTTGCTGAATGTGGCGCCGGGTCAAATGCTCGGCGTGGTCACGCAGATCCGGCGGATGTTCGATCTGGATGCCGATCCGCAGGCAATTGCCCATACCTTGAGTGCCAGCCCGCTGCTGGCACCGATTATTGAACGTTATCCCGGCCTGCGTTTACCCGGCGGTTGGGATGGCTTTGAAGTGGCGGTGCGTGCGGTTTTGGGTCAGCAAGTCAGCGTTGCTGCAGCCCGCACTCTGGCCAGCCGTATCGTCAATCGCTATGGCACGGCAATCGCAGCCCCGGGTGGCGCGCCGCTGGATCGTTTATTTCCGACACCCGGGCAATTGGCCGACGCTGACCTAGGGCAGATGGGAATTACCCAGGCGCGGATCGATACGATCCAGGGGATTGCCCGGGCCTTGCTCGATGGACGTGTGGATTTCGCCATGGAGCAACCCTTGCAAGTTTTTATCAGTCGCTGGGTGCAGTTGCCCGGGATTGGTGAATGGACGGCTCATTACATCGCCATGCGCGTGCTGAAGCACCCCGATGCATTTCCGGCGGCGGACTTGATCCTGCGCCGTGAGGCCAACCCCGGGAGTGCACCGCTGAGCACCAAGGCGTTACAAACCCTGGCCGAAAGCTGGCGCCCGTGGCGGGCCTATTCCGTGATGTATTTATGGCGCGCAGCCACCGATGCGGCGGTTGCAAGGAAGGTATGA
- a CDS encoding methylated-DNA--[protein]-cysteine S-methyltransferase, which translates to MTRIYYEYMPSPVGPLLLVADDEGLRQIRFELEHRPHAPLAEWEHSPQKLAEVRRQLEAYFAGERYTFDLPLKPLGTEFQQSVWQALMTIPYAATTSYGQISQLILRPKASRAVGAANGRNPIPIIIPCHRVIGSNGSLTGFSGGLATKQWLLEHELKQQGFVLS; encoded by the coding sequence ATGACCCGGATTTACTACGAATACATGCCGTCACCGGTCGGCCCGCTGCTGTTGGTGGCTGATGATGAGGGTTTGCGGCAGATACGCTTCGAGCTGGAGCACCGCCCCCATGCCCCTCTGGCGGAGTGGGAGCACTCACCGCAAAAACTGGCCGAAGTCAGGCGTCAGCTTGAAGCGTATTTCGCCGGTGAACGGTACACCTTCGATCTGCCACTCAAACCATTGGGCACTGAATTCCAGCAGTCGGTCTGGCAAGCCCTGATGACCATTCCCTACGCGGCGACTACCAGCTACGGGCAAATATCGCAGCTGATCCTTCGTCCTAAGGCATCGCGGGCGGTGGGGGCTGCCAACGGGCGTAATCCGATTCCGATCATCATTCCATGCCACCGTGTCATTGGCAGCAATGGTTCGTTGACCGGTTTTTCGGGCGGGCTGGCAACCAAGCAGTGGTTGCTGGAGCACGAGCTCAAGCAACAGGGGTTTGTGTTGTCTTGA
- the nadC gene encoding carboxylating nicotinate-nucleotide diphosphorylase: protein MPNLRLADLTAEIEANVRRALAEDIGSGDITARLIPAERLAKASIITREAAVISGTAWVDTVFRQLDPRVAVHWQVADGERVSPNQVLFHLEGPARSLLSGERSALNFLQMLSGVATHAQYLADQVADTQVKLLDTRKTLPGLRLAQKYAVTCGGCHNHRIGLYDAFLIKENHIAACGGIAEAISAAHKIAPGKPVEIEVESLAELKEALAAGADIIMLDELSMDDMREAVRLNAGKAKLEASGGINETTLRPIAETGVDYISIGAMTKDVKAVDLSMRLSL from the coding sequence ATGCCGAATTTACGTCTGGCCGACCTCACCGCCGAAATCGAAGCCAACGTACGCCGTGCGTTAGCCGAAGACATTGGCAGTGGCGATATCACTGCACGACTGATCCCTGCCGAACGTCTGGCAAAAGCTTCAATCATCACCCGTGAAGCCGCGGTTATCAGCGGAACTGCCTGGGTCGATACCGTGTTTCGCCAGCTGGACCCACGGGTTGCGGTGCATTGGCAGGTGGCCGACGGCGAGCGCGTAAGCCCCAATCAAGTGTTGTTCCACCTTGAAGGCCCGGCCCGCTCACTGCTCAGCGGTGAACGTAGCGCCCTGAACTTTTTGCAGATGCTGTCCGGCGTTGCTACCCATGCCCAGTACCTGGCGGATCAAGTCGCCGACACTCAGGTCAAGTTGCTGGACACCCGCAAAACCCTGCCCGGCCTGCGTTTGGCGCAAAAGTACGCGGTCACCTGTGGCGGTTGTCACAACCACCGTATCGGCCTGTACGACGCGTTCCTGATCAAGGAAAACCATATCGCAGCCTGCGGTGGCATCGCTGAAGCCATCAGCGCGGCGCACAAAATCGCCCCGGGCAAGCCCGTTGAAATCGAAGTTGAAAGCCTCGCCGAACTGAAGGAAGCGCTGGCAGCAGGCGCTGACATCATCATGCTCGACGAGCTGAGCATGGACGACATGCGCGAAGCCGTGCGCCTGAACGCGGGCAAAGCCAAGCTGGAAGCCAGCGGCGGGATCAACGAAACCACCTTGCGTCCCATCGCCGAGACAGGCGTGGACTACATATCGATTGGCGCCATGACCAAGGATGTGAAAGCGGTGGATTTGTCGATGCGCTTGAGCCTGTAA
- the ampE gene encoding regulatory signaling modulator protein AmpE: protein MSFVVLLLTMLIEKFSGLRQYLQRDGGWLRELHKLEASPRLATKPWCVLAILILFPVAVLGLLLLVLQPVAYGLLALPVHVLIVIYSLGRGDLLEGLGPIRDAWRRGDLQAAAHVSERDLGVTAESGEQLLEKVQSHLLWQAYQSFFAVIFWYFLLGPVAALSYRLLALAAENGKNPELIERAQQLRHAFDWLPVRLLAASFALVGHFAAVSRVMLHELLSWDISAEQLINKAGCAAAEIPAPQVGPEGVASLDTLWALLLRAAVLWYACFAVWTLLL, encoded by the coding sequence ATGAGTTTTGTGGTGTTACTGCTGACGATGCTGATCGAGAAGTTCTCGGGGCTGCGTCAATATCTTCAGCGTGATGGCGGCTGGCTGCGTGAACTGCACAAGCTGGAAGCCAGCCCGAGGCTTGCCACCAAGCCATGGTGTGTACTGGCCATCCTGATCCTGTTCCCCGTGGCGGTCCTCGGGTTGCTGTTACTGGTGCTGCAACCCGTGGCGTATGGCCTGTTGGCGTTGCCGGTGCATGTGCTGATCGTGATTTACAGCTTGGGTCGAGGTGATTTGCTGGAGGGCCTGGGGCCGATTCGCGATGCCTGGCGCCGGGGCGATTTACAGGCCGCCGCGCATGTGTCCGAACGCGATCTGGGGGTGACTGCCGAGAGTGGCGAACAGTTGCTGGAGAAGGTCCAGAGTCACTTGCTGTGGCAGGCTTATCAAAGTTTCTTTGCCGTGATTTTCTGGTACTTCCTGCTGGGTCCCGTCGCGGCGCTGAGTTATCGCCTGCTGGCATTGGCGGCTGAGAACGGGAAGAACCCGGAGCTGATCGAACGTGCCCAGCAACTGCGCCACGCCTTCGACTGGTTGCCAGTGCGGCTGCTGGCCGCGAGTTTTGCACTGGTGGGCCACTTTGCGGCAGTGAGCCGAGTGATGTTGCACGAGTTGCTGAGTTGGGACATCAGCGCCGAGCAACTGATCAACAAGGCCGGCTGTGCGGCGGCAGAGATCCCCGCGCCTCAGGTGGGGCCTGAGGGCGTGGCCAGTCTGGATACCCTGTGGGCACTGCTATTGCGTGCCGCAGTGCTGTGGTACGCGTGCTTTGCGGTGTGGACGTTGCTGCTCTGA
- the ampD gene encoding 1,6-anhydro-N-acetylmuramyl-L-alanine amidase AmpD has product MQLDPASGWCQGVCHCPSPNFNARPNGEISLLIIHNISLPPGQFATGKVQAFFQNRLDATEHPYFEGIRELRVSAHFLIERDGGVTQFVSCLDRAWHAGISSFEGRETCNDFSLGIELEGTDELPFSDAQYDALSTLTRQLQAAYPGITLNRICGHSDVAPGRKTDPGPAFDWARFRGALQHTGEMQ; this is encoded by the coding sequence ATGCAGCTGGACCCCGCGAGTGGTTGGTGCCAGGGTGTGTGTCATTGCCCGTCGCCCAACTTCAATGCGCGCCCGAATGGCGAAATTTCCTTGCTGATTATCCACAACATCAGCTTGCCGCCAGGGCAGTTCGCCACAGGCAAGGTTCAGGCGTTTTTCCAGAACCGACTGGACGCCACAGAGCATCCCTACTTTGAAGGCATCCGTGAGCTCAGGGTGAGCGCGCACTTTCTGATTGAGCGCGATGGCGGCGTGACCCAGTTTGTTTCCTGCCTTGATCGTGCATGGCATGCCGGTATTTCGAGCTTTGAAGGGCGCGAAACCTGCAATGATTTTTCGCTGGGGATCGAGCTCGAGGGCACTGATGAATTGCCGTTCAGCGACGCGCAATATGACGCGCTGAGTACGCTGACCCGGCAATTGCAGGCGGCGTATCCCGGCATTACGCTGAACAGAATATGCGGCCACAGTGATGTGGCTCCCGGGCGCAAGACAGATCCGGGCCCGGCTTTTGACTGGGCGCGCTTTCGCGGCGCGTTGCAGCACACAGGAGAAATGCAATGA
- the cra gene encoding catabolite repressor/activator, whose amino-acid sequence MKLSDIARLAGVSVTTASYVINGKAEQQRISTATVERVRAVVEEHGFSPNPQAAGLRSRHTRTLGFILPDLENPSYARLAKQLEQGARARGYQLLIASSDDAPDSERQLLKLFRARRCDALFVASCLPEEDDSYRQLQDLGMPIIAIDRTMEPARFCSVISDDCEASLQLTRSLLQPVPRQIALIGARPELSVSQARAKGFKQALEGYDGDVFIEHGSAFSRECGRRIIDDLLARLGHFPEALVTTSYVLLQGMFDALLDHPEHKAPLRLATFGDTQLLDFLPLPVNAMGQQHQLIAEKALDLALAAIEEQRYEPGIRAIARTFKQRIHQA is encoded by the coding sequence GTGAAGCTCAGTGATATCGCTCGATTGGCAGGTGTATCAGTCACAACCGCCAGCTATGTCATCAATGGCAAGGCCGAGCAGCAGCGTATCAGCACCGCTACGGTGGAGCGTGTGCGCGCAGTCGTCGAGGAGCATGGTTTTAGCCCCAACCCTCAGGCCGCCGGGCTGCGCAGCCGGCACACGCGCACTTTGGGGTTTATCCTCCCCGACCTGGAAAACCCGAGTTATGCGCGCCTCGCCAAACAGCTCGAACAAGGCGCTCGCGCCCGTGGCTATCAATTGCTGATTGCCAGCTCTGACGATGCACCGGACAGCGAGCGTCAACTGCTCAAACTGTTTCGTGCCCGTCGTTGCGACGCTCTGTTCGTGGCCAGTTGCTTGCCTGAGGAAGATGACAGCTATCGTCAACTGCAGGACCTTGGCATGCCGATCATTGCCATTGACCGGACGATGGAGCCTGCACGCTTTTGTTCGGTCATCAGCGATGACTGCGAAGCCAGCCTGCAACTGACCCGCAGCTTGCTGCAGCCGGTGCCACGGCAAATCGCCCTGATTGGTGCACGCCCCGAGCTGAGCGTCAGCCAGGCCCGTGCCAAAGGCTTTAAACAGGCCCTTGAAGGGTATGACGGCGACGTGTTCATTGAGCACGGCAGCGCCTTCAGCCGTGAGTGCGGCCGACGCATCATTGATGATTTACTGGCACGCCTGGGACATTTCCCGGAGGCGCTGGTCACCACGTCCTATGTGCTGCTGCAAGGCATGTTTGATGCATTGCTCGATCACCCGGAGCATAAAGCCCCCTTGCGCCTGGCCACCTTTGGCGACACTCAGTTGCTGGACTTTTTGCCGTTGCCGGTCAACGCGATGGGCCAACAACATCAGTTGATTGCCGAGAAAGCCCTGGACCTGGCCCTCGCGGCCATTGAAGAACAGCGCTATGAGCCGGGCATCCGGGCCATTGCCCGTACCTTCAAGCAGCGCATTCATCAGGCCTGA
- a CDS encoding pilin has product MKQHKGFTLIELMIVIAIIGLIASFALPAYNDHTMKARFAEVNSISNTYKTAVALCYSESNDLSVCDAGKHGIPAPAEGTANLAAGMTVEDGVITMTGTQAAGNWTSIMVPAISGSGATLVWNQSGTCLASGACK; this is encoded by the coding sequence ATGAAACAGCACAAAGGCTTCACTCTGATCGAACTGATGATCGTGATTGCGATCATTGGCCTGATCGCTTCGTTCGCATTGCCGGCCTACAACGATCACACCATGAAGGCGCGTTTTGCCGAGGTGAATTCAATCAGCAATACCTACAAAACAGCGGTGGCCCTGTGTTACAGCGAGAGCAATGATTTAAGCGTTTGCGATGCAGGCAAGCACGGGATCCCGGCCCCGGCCGAAGGTACTGCCAACCTGGCAGCCGGGATGACAGTTGAAGATGGCGTGATCACCATGACCGGCACGCAGGCTGCCGGTAACTGGACCAGCATCATGGTGCCGGCAATCAGCGGCTCGGGCGCAACCTTGGTGTGGAATCAAAGCGGTACATGCCTGGCCAGCGGAGCCTGTAAATAA
- a CDS encoding TatD family hydrolase produces MQLIDSHTHLDFPDFDHDRVPLMAHSRALGVERMVVLGVDQRNWQRLWDLVQTDSHLYAAFGLHPMYLNDHRPEHVTELGEWLNRLAGHPQLCAVGEIGLDYFLPELDRDAQQRLFEAQLQLAADFQLPALLHVRRSHAQVIATLKRFRLKRGGIIHAFAGSREEAREYLKLGFKLGLGGAATWPQALRLRKVIADLALDTIVLETDAPDMAPVMFANQRNSPEHLPAICTALAEVMGVSPDALASASTANACELFNWPNTQRG; encoded by the coding sequence ATGCAGCTGATCGATAGCCATACCCACCTCGACTTCCCGGACTTTGACCACGACCGTGTGCCGTTAATGGCACACAGCCGTGCCTTGGGCGTCGAGCGAATGGTGGTGCTGGGAGTCGACCAGCGCAATTGGCAACGGTTGTGGGATCTGGTGCAAACCGACAGTCATCTGTATGCCGCCTTTGGCTTGCACCCGATGTACCTCAATGATCATCGCCCTGAGCATGTGACTGAACTGGGGGAATGGCTGAACCGTTTGGCGGGGCACCCGCAACTGTGCGCCGTGGGCGAAATAGGCCTCGATTACTTTCTTCCCGAACTGGATCGCGATGCTCAGCAGCGGTTGTTTGAAGCCCAATTGCAACTGGCGGCCGACTTTCAACTTCCCGCCTTGCTGCACGTGCGGCGCAGTCACGCGCAGGTGATTGCGACACTCAAGCGTTTTCGGTTAAAGCGCGGCGGGATCATTCATGCGTTTGCGGGCAGTCGCGAAGAAGCCCGTGAGTACCTGAAACTGGGGTTCAAACTGGGGCTCGGAGGCGCAGCCACCTGGCCCCAGGCATTGCGCCTGCGTAAGGTGATTGCCGATCTGGCGCTGGACACCATCGTGCTGGAAACCGATGCCCCCGACATGGCCCCTGTCATGTTTGCCAACCAGCGCAACAGCCCCGAGCACTTGCCGGCCATTTGCACGGCCCTGGCTGAAGTCATGGGCGTCAGCCCCGATGCCCTGGCAAGCGCCAGCACCGCCAACGCTTGCGAACTGTTCAACTGGCCCAACACCCAACGCGGATAA